In one Arenibacter antarcticus genomic region, the following are encoded:
- the ettA gene encoding energy-dependent translational throttle protein EttA, whose protein sequence is MSDDKKVIFSMSGVTKTYKTANTPVLKNIYLSFFYGAKIGILGLNGSGKSTLLKIIAGVDKNFQGDVVFSPGYRVGYLEQEPQLDENKTVLEVVKEGVAETVAILDEYNKINDMFGLPEVYEDADKMQKLMDRQAELQDKIDASNAWELDTKLEIAMDALRTPDPDKKIGILSGGERRRVALCRLLLQEPEILLLDEPTNHLDAESVHWLEHHLAEYKGTVIAVTHDRYFLDNVAGWILELDRGEGIPWKGNYSSWLDQKSKRMAQESKTASKHQKILERELDWVRQGAKGRQTKQKARLQNYDKLMSQDQKQLDEKLEIYIPNGPRLGTNVIEAQGVSKAYGDKLLYEDLNFKLPQAGIVGIIGPNGAGKTTIFRMIMGEETPDKGEFKVGDTAKIAYVDQSHSNIDPEKSIWQNFSDEQELVLMGGRQVNSRAYLSRFNFSGSEQNKKVSMLSGGERNRLHLAMTLKEEGNVLLLDEPTNDLDVNTLRALEEGLENFAGCAVVISHDRWFLDRVCTHILSFEGDSQVYFFEGSFSEYEENKKKRLGGDLIPKRLKYKKLIR, encoded by the coding sequence ATGTCAGACGATAAGAAAGTGATATTCTCCATGTCTGGGGTAACCAAAACATATAAAACTGCGAATACCCCGGTATTAAAGAACATCTATTTAAGCTTCTTCTATGGAGCTAAAATTGGAATTTTAGGACTTAACGGTTCTGGGAAATCTACCTTACTGAAGATAATTGCGGGAGTGGACAAGAATTTCCAGGGAGACGTAGTTTTTTCCCCAGGGTATAGAGTAGGATATTTGGAGCAGGAACCACAGTTAGACGAGAACAAAACCGTTTTGGAAGTGGTAAAGGAAGGAGTTGCGGAAACCGTAGCCATCTTGGACGAGTACAATAAGATCAACGATATGTTCGGACTTCCTGAAGTGTATGAGGATGCCGATAAGATGCAGAAACTTATGGATCGCCAAGCCGAGCTTCAGGATAAGATCGATGCTAGTAATGCATGGGAGCTGGATACCAAACTAGAAATTGCAATGGATGCCCTTCGTACACCGGATCCCGATAAAAAGATCGGTATCCTCTCTGGGGGGGAACGCAGACGTGTTGCCCTTTGTAGATTGTTGTTACAGGAACCTGAAATATTATTATTGGATGAACCAACCAACCACTTGGATGCTGAATCTGTACATTGGTTAGAGCATCATTTGGCGGAATACAAGGGGACGGTGATTGCGGTAACTCACGATAGGTACTTCTTGGATAATGTGGCCGGATGGATATTGGAATTGGACAGGGGCGAAGGAATTCCTTGGAAAGGGAACTATTCTAGTTGGCTCGACCAAAAGTCGAAACGTATGGCTCAAGAAAGCAAAACTGCTTCCAAGCATCAAAAAATATTGGAGCGGGAGTTAGATTGGGTAAGGCAGGGCGCTAAGGGACGGCAGACCAAACAAAAGGCTCGTTTACAGAACTATGACAAGTTAATGAGCCAGGACCAAAAACAATTGGACGAAAAATTAGAGATCTATATCCCGAACGGTCCACGATTGGGTACCAATGTTATTGAGGCGCAAGGGGTAAGTAAGGCATATGGGGATAAATTACTGTATGAAGACCTAAATTTCAAATTGCCACAAGCTGGTATTGTGGGAATTATAGGTCCTAACGGGGCTGGTAAAACCACTATTTTCCGCATGATTATGGGAGAGGAAACTCCGGATAAAGGAGAGTTTAAAGTCGGTGATACGGCAAAAATTGCCTATGTGGACCAAAGCCATTCCAATATTGATCCCGAAAAATCGATATGGCAAAATTTCAGCGATGAACAAGAGCTTGTTCTTATGGGCGGTAGACAGGTGAATTCTAGAGCTTATTTAAGTCGATTTAATTTCTCCGGGAGTGAACAGAATAAAAAAGTGAGCATGCTATCGGGTGGGGAGCGTAACCGTTTACATCTGGCCATGACACTTAAGGAAGAGGGGAATGTGTTGCTCTTAGATGAGCCAACCAACGATTTGGACGTGAATACCTTACGAGCATTGGAGGAAGGTTTGGAGAACTTTGCCGGTTGTGCGGTAGTCATTTCCCACGACAGGTGGTTTCTAGATAGGGTCTGTACTCACATTCTTTCCTTTGAAGGGGATTCTCAAGTCTATTTCTTTGAGGGATCTTTCTCTGAATATGAGGAAAATAAAAAGAAGCGCTTAGGAGGAGATCTTATTCCGAAACGTTTAAAATACAAGAAATTGATCCGTTAG
- a CDS encoding MBL fold metallo-hydrolase has product MKFPHKFKAVLLLFTILVLGCKEKSKPAIQLTTESNPITENPAVNIEIIPIEHATAVIILDDTTIYIDPVGGKDNFNDVPEPDLILITDIHGDHFNLETLEAINTKNAKIILPQAVAEKMPSKFTPQMDILDNGDSKERFGILVEAIPMYNLREEAKAFHPKGRGNGYVISKNGERIYFSGDTEDIPEMRNLNNIDKAFICMNLPYTMSVDRAADAVLEFRPKKVYPYHYRGQPDVSDVALFRKLISKEKPDIEVVQLDWYPKEDY; this is encoded by the coding sequence ATGAAATTTCCACATAAATTTAAAGCGGTACTACTATTGTTCACGATTCTTGTTTTGGGATGCAAGGAAAAATCCAAACCCGCAATCCAACTAACAACCGAAAGTAATCCCATCACTGAAAATCCTGCTGTCAATATAGAAATAATCCCAATTGAGCATGCAACTGCGGTAATCATATTGGATGATACCACCATATATATAGACCCGGTAGGTGGAAAGGATAACTTTAATGATGTTCCCGAACCAGATTTAATTCTGATTACCGATATTCACGGAGACCATTTTAACTTAGAGACCTTAGAGGCAATAAATACCAAAAATGCCAAGATAATCCTTCCCCAAGCCGTTGCCGAAAAAATGCCCTCTAAATTTACACCCCAAATGGATATTTTGGACAATGGGGATTCTAAGGAACGATTTGGAATTCTTGTAGAAGCCATTCCCATGTATAATTTAAGGGAAGAAGCAAAAGCCTTTCACCCAAAAGGCAGGGGAAATGGATATGTGATCAGTAAAAATGGGGAACGTATTTATTTTTCCGGAGATACCGAAGATATTCCTGAAATGAGAAATCTAAACAATATAGACAAAGCTTTTATATGTATGAACCTGCCTTATACCATGAGTGTTGATAGGGCTGCAGATGCGGTACTGGAATTTAGGCCCAAGAAAGTATACCCTTATCACTACCGCGGTCAACCAGATGTTAGCGATGTGGCATTATTCAGAAAATTGATAAGCAAGGAGAAGCCAGATATAGAAGTAGTGCAATTGGACTGGTATCCCAAAGAGGATTATTAA
- a CDS encoding Gfo/Idh/MocA family protein, with protein MEQKIRWGIIGLGNIAHSFIKDLALVNNAEITAVASRNLEKSKTFAGEYHVPLAFGSYSELLECKEVDVVYIATPHTFHAELSIMAMDHGKHVLCEKPMGISTEEVEKMIASAKKNNVFLMEALWSRFNPAIRKVKSLVESGEIGDIAYLHADFAFYALDRDFQGRVLNPKLAGGSLLDIGIYPIFLTYLLLGKPDEVLSTSNFHDNGAEIQTSMIFKYPEAHAVLYSGFTSGSEMKAQISGKKGTIVIPERWHQAQGYSVQRENEREEFTLPTQGKGYFHEINEVHACLAEGKLESALWSHQNTLDLIGLMDTVRSQNGIHFPQKE; from the coding sequence ATGGAGCAAAAAATAAGGTGGGGAATTATAGGACTGGGCAATATTGCACATTCTTTTATAAAAGATCTAGCATTGGTGAACAATGCGGAAATTACGGCGGTAGCCTCCAGGAATTTGGAGAAATCTAAGACATTTGCTGGGGAATACCACGTGCCATTGGCATTTGGAAGTTATAGCGAGCTTTTGGAGTGCAAGGAGGTTGATGTGGTCTATATCGCTACCCCACACACCTTTCATGCAGAATTATCCATTATGGCAATGGATCACGGAAAACATGTTCTCTGTGAAAAACCTATGGGTATTAGTACAGAGGAGGTAGAAAAGATGATTGCATCGGCCAAGAAAAACAATGTGTTTTTAATGGAGGCCCTTTGGAGCAGGTTTAATCCCGCAATAAGGAAAGTAAAGTCACTGGTGGAAAGTGGGGAAATTGGGGACATCGCTTATTTGCACGCCGATTTTGCCTTTTATGCCTTGGATAGGGACTTTCAGGGCCGGGTATTGAACCCGAAATTGGCTGGGGGATCACTTTTGGATATTGGTATATATCCCATTTTCCTAACCTATCTCCTTTTAGGAAAACCCGATGAGGTCCTGTCTACCTCCAATTTTCACGATAATGGGGCAGAAATACAGACTTCCATGATTTTTAAATATCCCGAGGCTCATGCCGTTTTATATTCAGGATTTACAAGTGGCTCTGAAATGAAAGCACAAATATCTGGTAAAAAAGGAACTATTGTTATTCCCGAGAGATGGCACCAGGCCCAAGGATATTCCGTGCAAAGAGAAAATGAAAGGGAAGAATTTACGTTACCTACCCAGGGTAAGGGATATTTTCATGAAATTAATGAGGTACACGCCTGTCTTGCTGAAGGGAAGTTGGAGAGTGCTCTGTGGAGCCATCAAAACACTCTGGATCTAATTGGATTAATGGATACGGTGAGGTCCCAAAATGGAATTCACTTTCCACAGAAGGAATAA
- a CDS encoding endonuclease MutS2, whose amino-acid sequence MTKISSKTLQDLEFNTVLQQLSVRCSTEMGKEKVLSVGPLESKEELLATLGQTSEYLASLSNDNSIPNHNFDAIHQELKLLRIENTTLEIGGFKRIGSLCNSVATHVKFFSKFKEYYPLLLHVTESITLYPEIVKSIENVIDKFGEIKNTASHNLQGIRSQMGTVKVKINQSFATALSSYQAADLLDEIKESVVDNRRVLAVKSMYRKKVNGAVMGTSKTGSIVYIEPEATLRYSRELNNLEFEEKEEIQKILNDLTNQVRPFAPHLDDYQNFLAYMDITASKAKYALEMDALLPEITENKELYLRDAYHPLLFLSNKYKKEKTYPQTIILHPENRIIVISGPNAGGKSITLKTIGLLQLMLQSGILIPVHERSKVCLFDNVLTDIGDNQSIENHLSTYSYRLKNMNSFLRKCNDKTLFLIDEFGTGSDPELGGALAETFLEVFYERGAYGVITTHYSNLKLLANELPHVTNANMLFDGKSLEPTYQLVLGQAGSSFTFEVAQKNGIPYSLINKAKKKIERGKVRFDATIAKLQKERSKMEKTGSRLQEEETKARTEAQKLEDLNSKIKSKLENYQELYDHNQRMIYLGNKLNTAAEKYFEDKKKRPLVSELLKIVETENSKRKKQTTVEVKAQKEKKAKVEQEVIKKVEVIREKKKVAKKKAEVKEKNMPRPVFKIGDRVRMIDGKAVGSIDNLEKNKAIVNYGIFTTNVNVDQLELVEAVKK is encoded by the coding sequence ATGACAAAAATAAGTTCCAAAACCTTACAAGATTTAGAATTCAATACCGTACTCCAGCAACTTTCTGTTAGATGTAGCACAGAAATGGGCAAGGAAAAGGTGCTTTCCGTAGGTCCCTTGGAATCCAAAGAGGAGCTGTTGGCTACTCTAGGTCAAACCTCGGAGTACTTAGCCTCTCTTTCCAATGACAATAGTATCCCCAATCATAATTTTGATGCTATACACCAAGAGTTAAAACTATTGAGGATTGAGAATACCACTTTAGAAATCGGAGGGTTTAAAAGGATTGGTAGTCTTTGCAATTCTGTAGCTACCCATGTAAAATTCTTTTCAAAGTTTAAAGAATACTATCCATTACTCCTTCACGTTACGGAATCGATAACCTTATACCCGGAAATTGTAAAATCCATAGAAAACGTAATCGATAAATTTGGGGAAATCAAGAATACTGCCTCCCATAATTTACAGGGCATTCGCTCACAGATGGGCACGGTAAAAGTGAAGATAAATCAAAGTTTTGCCACTGCACTCAGCAGTTATCAGGCCGCCGATCTATTGGATGAAATAAAAGAATCCGTTGTAGACAACAGGCGGGTGCTTGCCGTAAAAAGCATGTACAGAAAGAAGGTTAATGGAGCTGTAATGGGAACCTCCAAAACAGGCAGCATTGTCTATATAGAACCCGAAGCTACTTTAAGATACAGCAGGGAGCTCAACAATCTGGAATTTGAGGAAAAGGAAGAAATCCAGAAAATATTGAACGACCTAACCAATCAAGTTAGGCCTTTCGCCCCTCATTTGGACGATTATCAAAATTTCCTGGCCTATATGGACATTACAGCGTCCAAGGCCAAGTACGCCTTGGAAATGGACGCCCTTTTACCAGAAATTACAGAAAATAAGGAGCTATATCTAAGAGATGCCTACCATCCATTGCTATTTTTAAGCAATAAATATAAAAAGGAAAAGACCTATCCCCAGACCATCATCTTACATCCCGAAAATAGGATTATTGTTATTTCTGGGCCCAATGCGGGAGGGAAAAGTATTACACTAAAGACTATAGGGCTTTTACAGCTGATGTTGCAAAGTGGCATATTGATTCCGGTGCATGAACGATCAAAAGTGTGTTTGTTTGATAATGTACTGACCGATATTGGAGATAATCAATCCATTGAAAATCACCTAAGCACCTATAGTTATCGACTTAAGAACATGAACTCTTTTTTGCGAAAGTGCAACGACAAGACCTTATTTTTAATTGACGAATTTGGTACCGGAAGTGACCCAGAACTTGGCGGTGCCTTGGCAGAAACCTTTTTGGAGGTGTTTTACGAGCGAGGTGCCTATGGGGTTATCACTACCCATTATTCAAACTTAAAGCTTTTGGCCAACGAACTGCCCCATGTTACCAATGCCAATATGCTTTTTGATGGGAAATCCTTGGAACCTACCTATCAATTGGTCTTGGGACAGGCAGGAAGCTCTTTCACCTTTGAAGTGGCCCAAAAGAATGGCATCCCCTATAGCCTGATCAACAAGGCGAAGAAGAAAATAGAACGAGGCAAAGTTCGTTTTGATGCTACCATTGCCAAACTGCAAAAAGAACGCAGTAAAATGGAAAAAACGGGTTCCCGACTTCAGGAGGAGGAGACCAAGGCCAGGACCGAGGCACAAAAATTAGAAGATCTCAATTCCAAGATTAAATCCAAATTAGAGAACTATCAGGAGTTGTACGACCATAACCAGCGGATGATCTATTTGGGGAATAAATTAAATACCGCTGCAGAGAAATATTTTGAAGATAAAAAGAAGCGGCCTTTGGTTTCCGAATTGCTAAAAATCGTAGAGACAGAAAACAGCAAGCGCAAAAAACAAACCACAGTTGAGGTAAAGGCCCAAAAAGAGAAAAAAGCAAAAGTAGAGCAAGAGGTCATTAAAAAGGTAGAAGTGATCCGCGAAAAGAAAAAAGTAGCAAAAAAGAAAGCCGAAGTCAAGGAAAAAAACATGCCCCGTCCTGTTTTTAAAATTGGCGATCGTGTGCGAATGATAGATGGTAAGGCGGTAGGCAGTATAGATAACCTGGAAAAAAATAAGGCCATTGTAAATTATGGTATTTTCACTACCAATGTAAATGTAGACCAATTAGAATTGGTAGAAGCAGTGAAAAAGTAG
- a CDS encoding GNAT family N-acetyltransferase has translation MSINIVPFKSEYAVDFKTLNEAWLKKYFLLEPKDSQILTNCEANIINIGGYIYFAQLNGQIVGCYALLPYIHPRQYELSKMAVDPVYQGLKIGQHLLQHLIQVGQHNQWEKIVLYSSTHLENAIYIYIKYGFKEIPLEEDPPYSRSDIKMELILT, from the coding sequence ATGTCAATAAACATAGTGCCATTTAAATCTGAATATGCCGTCGACTTTAAAACCTTGAACGAAGCTTGGTTAAAAAAATACTTCTTGCTAGAACCTAAGGATAGTCAGATTTTAACGAATTGTGAAGCTAATATAATCAATATAGGCGGATATATTTACTTTGCCCAGTTGAATGGGCAAATTGTAGGCTGTTATGCCCTTTTACCGTATATCCATCCTAGGCAGTACGAATTGAGTAAAATGGCGGTGGACCCGGTGTATCAAGGCCTTAAAATAGGACAACACCTATTGCAGCACCTAATTCAGGTTGGCCAACATAACCAATGGGAAAAGATTGTATTATACTCTAGTACCCACTTGGAAAATGCCATCTATATATATATAAAATATGGGTTTAAAGAAATTCCTCTCGAGGAAGATCCGCCCTATAGCAGAAGTGATATCAAAATGGAATTGATTTTAACTTAA
- a CDS encoding CAL67264 family membrane protein — MGMNKNTVLAWATFIMIVVGLALIALGAFRYDDVAGWGFASVGIGFFAIAWVFNALKGRV; from the coding sequence ATGGGAATGAATAAGAATACGGTGCTTGCTTGGGCAACCTTTATAATGATAGTCGTAGGTCTTGCACTTATAGCATTGGGCGCATTTAGATATGATGATGTTGCCGGATGGGGTTTTGCCTCGGTAGGTATAGGTTTTTTTGCTATTGCCTGGGTATTTAATGCGCTAAAGGGAAGAGTGTAG
- the fumC gene encoding class II fumarate hydratase, whose protein sequence is MEYRIEKDTMGEVKVPSNKYWGAQTERSRNNFKIGPAASMPLDIVYGFAYLKKAAAFTNHELGVLTVEKRDLIAEVCDEILQGKHDDQFPLVIWQTGSGTQSNMNVNEVIANRAQELAGKKIGEGEKTIQPNDDVNKSQSSNDTFPTGMHIAAYKKIVETTIPGVTQLRNTLDKKAKEFAKVVKIGRTHLMDATPLTLGQEISGYVSQLDHGLRALNHTLDHLSEMALGGTAVGTGLNTPEGYDVLVAEYIAKFTGLPFKTAENKFEALASHDAIVESHGALKQLAVALNKIANDIRMMASGPRSGIGEIIIPANEPGSSIMPGKVNPTQCEALTMVCAQVMGNDVAISVGGTQGHYELNVFKPMMAANILQSAQLLGDACISFDENCAVGIEPNYKVIEQLLNNSLMLVTALNTKIGYYKAAEIANTAHKNGTTLKVEAINLGYVTAEEYEAWVKPEDMVGTIKS, encoded by the coding sequence ATGGAATATCGCATTGAAAAAGATACCATGGGCGAGGTAAAAGTGCCGTCCAATAAGTATTGGGGGGCTCAAACCGAACGCTCCAGAAATAATTTTAAAATTGGTCCAGCGGCTTCTATGCCCTTGGACATCGTTTATGGCTTTGCTTATCTTAAAAAAGCGGCAGCCTTTACCAATCACGAATTAGGTGTTTTAACAGTAGAGAAAAGAGATCTTATTGCAGAGGTCTGTGATGAAATATTACAGGGCAAGCACGATGATCAATTTCCGTTGGTAATTTGGCAAACTGGTTCTGGCACCCAGAGCAATATGAACGTGAACGAAGTAATTGCAAATAGAGCGCAGGAACTAGCGGGAAAGAAAATTGGTGAGGGGGAAAAGACTATTCAACCCAATGATGATGTAAACAAATCCCAATCTTCTAACGATACCTTTCCTACTGGAATGCATATTGCCGCCTACAAAAAAATTGTAGAAACAACAATTCCAGGAGTAACCCAACTTAGAAATACGTTAGACAAAAAAGCCAAGGAATTTGCCAAGGTGGTGAAAATAGGCCGTACCCATCTAATGGATGCCACTCCCCTAACCTTGGGGCAGGAAATTTCAGGTTATGTTTCCCAATTGGACCATGGTCTACGGGCGTTGAACCACACCTTGGACCATTTAAGTGAAATGGCTTTGGGAGGCACTGCCGTAGGTACCGGTCTTAATACCCCTGAAGGCTATGATGTTCTTGTAGCAGAATACATTGCGAAATTCACGGGATTACCCTTTAAAACAGCTGAAAACAAGTTTGAAGCCTTGGCGTCCCACGATGCTATTGTAGAATCTCATGGTGCATTAAAGCAACTGGCGGTGGCCCTAAATAAAATTGCCAATGATATTAGAATGATGGCTTCTGGCCCAAGATCTGGAATTGGGGAAATAATAATTCCGGCAAATGAGCCTGGTAGTTCCATTATGCCAGGAAAGGTAAATCCAACCCAATGCGAAGCCTTAACCATGGTTTGTGCCCAGGTAATGGGGAACGATGTTGCTATTTCTGTCGGTGGCACCCAAGGGCATTATGAACTCAATGTCTTTAAACCGATGATGGCCGCCAATATATTGCAATCTGCCCAATTATTGGGGGATGCCTGTATAAGTTTTGATGAAAATTGCGCTGTTGGAATAGAACCCAATTACAAGGTAATAGAGCAGCTATTGAACAATTCATTGATGTTGGTTACCGCCCTAAACACTAAAATTGGCTACTACAAAGCAGCAGAAATTGCAAATACCGCTCACAAAAACGGCACTACTTTAAAGGTAGAAGCTATTAACCTCGGCTACGTAACTGCTGAGGAATATGAGGCATGGGTTAAGCCCGAAGATATGGTGGGAACCATTAAATCATAA
- a CDS encoding acyl-CoA carboxylase subunit beta, with protein MDINFNKNEDHNKLLRSELNHKLTKVKLGGGKQRLEKQHALGKLSARERIDFLLDKGKDSIEIGAFVGDGMYEAHGGCPSGGVIVKIGYVKGKQCIVVANDATVKAGAWFPITAKKNLRAQEIAMENRLPIIYLVDSAGVYLPMQDEIFPDKEHFGRIFRNNAIMSSMGITQIAAVMGSCVAGGAYLPIMSDEALIVDKTGSIFLAGSYLVKAAVGEVIDNETLGGATTHCEISGVTDYKAKDDKDALETIKNIVDKIGDFDKAGYNRSVAHKPKEKEEDIFGILPKSRAEQYDMLEIIKRLVDNSEFEQYKEGYGKSLLTGYARIDGWAVGIVANQRKVVKTKNGEMQFGGVIYSDSADKATRFIANCNQKKIPLVFLQDVTGFMVGSKSEHGGIIKDGAKMVNAVSNSVVPKFTIVIGNSYGAGNYAMCGKAYDPRLIVAWPSAELAVMSGNSAAKVLLQIETASLKKKGEKITPAKEEELFQKIKQRYDDQISPYYAASRLWTDAVIDPLDTRKWISMGIEAANHAPIEKPFNLGVIQV; from the coding sequence ATGGATATTAACTTCAATAAGAACGAAGACCACAATAAACTATTACGCTCGGAATTAAATCATAAACTGACCAAAGTAAAACTTGGAGGTGGCAAACAGCGCCTAGAAAAACAACATGCCCTAGGGAAATTAAGTGCCCGTGAACGCATCGATTTTCTATTGGACAAGGGAAAGGATAGTATAGAAATCGGAGCTTTTGTGGGAGACGGAATGTATGAGGCCCATGGAGGATGTCCCTCTGGTGGAGTTATCGTGAAAATTGGATACGTCAAAGGAAAACAATGTATTGTAGTGGCCAATGATGCCACGGTAAAAGCGGGGGCCTGGTTTCCCATCACCGCTAAAAAGAATCTTCGAGCACAGGAAATCGCCATGGAAAATCGTCTGCCTATAATTTATTTGGTAGATAGCGCTGGTGTTTACCTTCCCATGCAGGACGAAATTTTTCCGGACAAGGAACACTTTGGGAGGATTTTTAGAAACAATGCTATAATGAGCAGCATGGGGATTACCCAAATTGCCGCCGTTATGGGCAGTTGCGTGGCTGGAGGAGCCTACCTACCCATTATGAGCGACGAGGCGTTGATTGTTGATAAAACCGGTAGTATTTTTTTAGCTGGAAGCTATTTGGTAAAGGCCGCCGTAGGGGAAGTTATAGATAACGAAACCCTAGGTGGAGCGACCACCCATTGCGAGATAAGTGGGGTGACCGATTATAAAGCGAAAGACGACAAGGATGCCTTAGAGACCATAAAAAACATTGTGGACAAAATAGGTGATTTTGACAAGGCCGGATACAACAGGAGCGTTGCCCACAAACCAAAGGAAAAAGAAGAGGATATCTTTGGTATCCTTCCAAAATCAAGGGCCGAACAATATGATATGCTCGAAATCATTAAACGATTGGTCGATAATTCAGAATTTGAACAATATAAGGAAGGTTATGGTAAATCGTTATTAACCGGTTATGCACGAATAGATGGATGGGCAGTAGGTATTGTTGCCAACCAACGTAAGGTAGTAAAGACCAAAAATGGGGAAATGCAATTTGGCGGGGTCATCTATTCCGATTCTGCAGATAAGGCAACCCGCTTTATCGCCAATTGCAACCAAAAGAAAATTCCATTGGTATTCTTACAGGATGTCACTGGGTTTATGGTGGGCAGCAAGAGCGAGCATGGTGGAATTATAAAAGATGGGGCAAAAATGGTAAATGCGGTCAGCAATTCCGTAGTGCCTAAATTCACCATTGTTATAGGAAACAGCTATGGCGCAGGGAATTACGCTATGTGTGGAAAAGCTTATGATCCAAGGTTGATTGTGGCTTGGCCAAGTGCAGAATTGGCAGTGATGAGCGGTAACTCCGCTGCAAAAGTATTACTGCAGATTGAGACTGCTTCCTTAAAGAAAAAAGGAGAAAAAATTACACCAGCCAAAGAGGAGGAGCTATTCCAAAAAATAAAACAACGCTACGACGACCAAATTTCACCCTATTACGCAGCATCCAGATTATGGACCGATGCCGTTATTGATCCCTTGGATACCCGAAAATGGATTTCTATGGGCATAGAGGCCGCAAACCACGCGCCTATAGAAAAACCCTTTAACTTAGGAGTGATTCAGGTATAG
- a CDS encoding thiol-disulfide oxidoreductase DCC family protein, producing METSSKKILLFDGVCNLCNGAVQYVIQRDKDDLYRYAALQSDIGRKLTSERHIDTSTVDSIILIEPGVAYYTKSTAALKIAKSFGGVWGLVAALEWIPESISNKVYDYIAKNRYRWYGKKEACMVPTPELKAKFLD from the coding sequence ATGGAAACAAGCTCAAAAAAGATTTTATTGTTTGACGGTGTTTGCAATTTATGCAACGGTGCTGTCCAATACGTTATTCAAAGAGACAAGGACGACTTGTATAGATATGCCGCTCTCCAGAGTGATATAGGACGAAAATTAACTTCAGAACGCCATATTGATACCTCAACTGTAGATTCTATAATTTTAATAGAACCAGGAGTGGCATATTACACCAAATCTACCGCAGCATTAAAAATAGCAAAGTCCTTTGGTGGGGTTTGGGGGTTGGTAGCTGCATTAGAATGGATCCCAGAAAGTATCAGCAATAAGGTGTACGATTATATTGCTAAAAATCGCTATCGCTGGTACGGGAAAAAGGAGGCCTGTATGGTGCCTACCCCAGAATTAAAAGCCAAATTTTTGGACTAG